DNA from Kitasatospora acidiphila:
GTGCTGACCAGGATCCGCGGATCGCGGGCGTCGGCGGGCCGCCCGAGGTCGAACCCGGGGTCGTAGACGGTCACCCTGGCGATCACCGGCGCCGACTCGGCGGCCAGCGCCTGGCGCAGGTGGCCGCGCACCAGAGCGGTGTCCAGCTCGACCCCGAACAGGGCCCGGCAGTCCGCGGTGAGCCGCGCCAGGTGCAGCCCGAGCCCGCGCACCGTGCGGCCGTCGTCGGTGCGCAGCGTGGTGAAGTGTCCATAGGGCGTCAGGGCCAGCGGCGCCAGCCGGTCGGCGGTCACCGGTTGCCCGTCGAGGATCATCATGGGCGTCAGCATGGCAGCGGCGTCGGGCCCCGGGCGGGACGCCCCCACCCGCCGAGCGTTCCGTGTCACACGTCAAAGTTTGGTAAATATGGCAAGCGTGTGTTCGGCCGGGGGCTAAGCTTGTAGAGGTTTGCGACGGGTCGCAGACTGGAATTCGAAGGCACCTCGTTCGGTGAGGCGTCTTCACGGACACAGGCCACTGATCCCAACCGTCGAGAGACGCTCCGGATCAGGACAGATCTTCCCGACCTAAGGGTTGATCCCAAGTGGCTTCTGGCGAATGCGCCGGATCACGCCGTGAAGTGCCAAAGCTCTGACGAGTTGGGGTGTGCCGGCCTGCCTCGGGCGGGTTGGTCCGCTCCTTGCCGTGTCGTTCTGCGCGACGGATGGTCCGCGCGCACCGGCCGGGAGGAGGCGAGAGACATGGACTGCAGTAGTCCGGGCCACAGTTGCCCCTATTCCCGCCTGTCCTCGTACTCCATCGGCACGCGGTAACCACCTTCTCTGCGCGTTCATCTGACGTTGCGTCAGCCTTGTGCTGCCTGCTGCCGGATGCTGCCCTCGCAGGGCGGATAGCTGCTGCGTGCCCCCGAACTCCCCCTGATCGGGGGCTGAGGGAGGTTCGTCATGACCAACACCATCACCACCTCGCGCGACACCATGGCGCCCATCGCGGCGTCCACTGCGGCCGTGCTGGACGACGCCCACATCGGCGACATCCAGGGCGCGTTCGGCACCATCAAGTTGGACGACACCGCCCCGCGCCAGGGCCTGTCCGCCAAGCTGAAGACCCTGCTGGCCATCGTCGGCCCCGGCCTGATCGTGATGGTCGGCGACAACGACGCCGGCGCCTTCTCCACCTACGGCCAGGCCGGCCAGAACTACGGCACCCACCTGCTGTGGACGCTGCTGCTGCTGGTCCCCGTCCTCTACGTCAACCAGGAGATGGTGCTGCGCCTGGGCGCGGTCACCGGCGTCGGCCACGCGCGGCTGATCCTGGAGCGGTTCGGCAAGTTCTGGGGCGCGTTCAGCGTCATCGACCTCTTCCTGCTGAACGCGCTGACCCTGGTCACCGAGTTCATCGGCGTCACCCTGGCGGCCGGCTACCTCGGGCTGCCGAAGGTCCTCTCGGTGATCCTGGCGGCGGCGATCATCATCGCCTCGGCGTTCACCGGCTCGTTCCGCCGGTTCGAGCGGGTGGCCATCTCGCTCTGCGTCGGCTCGCTGCTGCTGGTGCCGATCTACTTCATGGTGCACCCGAAGACCTCGCAGATGGCGCACGACTTCGTGGTGCCCAACATGCCCGGCGGCAGCGGCCAGTTGGCCACCGTGATGCTGCTGATCATCTCCATCGTCGGCACCACCGTCGCCCCGTGGCAGCTGTTCTTCCAGCAGAGCTACGTCATCGACAAGCGCATCACCCCGCGCTTCATGAAGTACGAGAAGATCGACCTGTGGATCGGCATCGTGATCGTGGTGGTCGGTGCCGCCGCCATGATGGGCCTGACCGCCGCCGCCTTCGCGGGCACCGACGGATTCGGCCAGTTCAGCGACGCGGCGGGCGTGGCCAAGGGCCTGGAGGCGCACGCGGGCAAGCTGGTCGGCGTGCTGTTCGCGATCGCCCTGCTGGACGCCTCGATCATCGGCGCCTTCGCGGTCTCGCTCTCCACCGCCTACGCCATCGGTGACGTCTTCGGCATCAAGCACTCGCTGCACCGCGGCGTCGGCGGCGCCAAGGGCTTCTACGCGGTCTACGCCGGCCTGGTCGTCGCGGCCGCCGCGATCGTGCTGGTGTCCAGCGACCACACGCTGGGTCTGCTCACCCAGGGCGTCCAGGTGCTCGCCGGTGTGCTGCTGCCGTCCGCCTCGGTCTTCCTGCTGCTGCTCTGCAACGACAAGGAGGCCCTCGGCCCCTGGGTCAACGGTCCCAAGACCAACGCGTTCACCTCGGCGGTGGTCGGTGTCCTGGTCACCCTGTCGATCATCCTGACCGCCTCGGTGCTGTTCCCGGACATCTCCTCCGGCGCGATCCTCGACATCATGGCCGGCTGCGGCGTGGTCGGCGTCCTGGTCGCCGGTTACTCCTTCACCCGCCGTCGCACCGCCACCAAGGAGGACCCCATCGACCGCACCGGCCGCGAGAACTGGCGGATGCCCCCGCTGGAGACCCTGGCCGTGCCGGTCATGTCCCGCACCCGCAAGGTCGGCATGGGCGCCCTGCGCACCTACCTGCTGGTCGCGATGATCCTGGTCGTCGTCAAGCTGGTCCAGGTCGCGCTGGGCCACTGACACCCGCGGTCCACTTCTGACGGCGCCCACCCCGGTGACGGGGTGGGCGCCGTCATTCGGTTGTGGCCCCGTCATTCGGTCGTACGGTGACGAGCCCTCAGGCGCGCGGGTCCACGATCCGGATATTCCGCTCGGTGCGATGTGAACACCCGTTAGCGTGGCAGACCCGGTCACCCGTTCGAGGAGCCCGATGACGCCGAGGAGCCTGCCATGAGTACCCCTGCCGAACCCGCGCTCGCCCGGATACCCGGGTCGAAGAGCATCACCAACCGGGCGTTGCTGCTTGCTGCGGCGGCCGACGGGCCGAGCCGGCTGACGGCGCCGCTGGTCAGCGATGACACGGTGGCGTTCCGGGACGGGCTGGCCGCGTTGGGGGTGGAGATCACCGAGCAGGCCGGCGCGGACGGGGTGGACTGGCTGGTCCACGGGATCGGGCGCGGGCCGCGTGGGCGGGCGGGCGTGTGGTGCGCGGACGCGGGGACGGCGGCCCGGTTCCTGCCGGTCTTCGCGGCCACGGGGGCGGGGGAGTTCGCGTTCGATGCCTCCGAGCAGCTGCGGGCCCGGCCGCTGCGCCCGCTGATCGAGGCGATCGAGGCGCTGGGCGCCCAAGTGCTGCCGGGGGAGGGCGCGGCCGAGGGCGGTGGGCTGCCGCTGCGGGTGCGCACCGCCGGGCTGCGCGGCGGCGAGCTGGTGGTGGACTCCAGTAGCAGCAGCCAGTTCCTGACCGGGATCCTGCTCTCCGCACCGCTGATGGGCCGTCCGCTGACGGTTCGGGCGCCCGGCCTGGTCTCCCGGCCGTACCTCGACATCACGCTGGCCCTGATGCGCCACTTCGGCGGCGACCCGGCGGTCGGGCCGGACGGCCGGATCCGGGTGGCCACCGGCGGCTACCGGGCCCGCGACCTGCGGATCGAGCCCGACGCCTCGACGGCCTCCTACGTCTTCGCCGCAGCGGCGGTGACCAACCGCTCGGTCACCGTTCCCGGCCTCGGATCCGGCAGCCTGCAGGGCGACCTGCGGTTCGCTGAGGTGCTCCGGCTCACCGGCGCCCAGGTGGAGATCGGCCCGGACGACACCACAGTGACCGGAACCGGAATGGGGACATTGCGTGGAGGATTTGAAGTCGATATGGGGGACATCTCCGACACCTTCATGACCCTGGCCGCGATCGCCCCGTTCGCCGACGCCCCGATCACCATCCGCGGCATCGGCCACGCCCGCCTCAAGGAGTCCGACCGGATCGCCGCAACGGCCACCAACCTGCGCGCCCTCGGCGCCGAGGTGACCGACGGCCCCGACTGGATCACCATCACCCCCGGCCCACTGCGCCCCGCCGAGATCGCCTGCCACTGCGACCACCGGATCGCCATGTCCTTCTCAGTGCTCGGCCTGCGCACCCCGGGCATCACCCTGGACGACCCGGCCTGCGTCAGCAAGACCTTCCCGCAATTCCACCAGGAGTTGGCGCGGCTGTTCGGCTGAGTTCCGCGAGGCCATCGACCACGCCCCGCATCGGCGACGGGGTGGGCGCCATCGCCCGTTCAGGGGGTGGGCAGCGGATCCGGCTGTGGCCGTCGGCGGGCGGTCGTACGGTGCGGATGACGCCAAGTCGGGAGGAGATGCCATGACCGCTGAGCACCGGCCACAAATGTCAGCCGAGGCATTCGAGGCCATCGCCGCCGCCGCCGCTCTGCGCGAGGAGGTTGATCTGGAGTTCCTCCATGGGCAGTTGACCGTCAAGCGACCCGTGGATGGCGATCACGGCGAGATCATGCGCTGCGTTGCCAGGCAGTGCATCCAGCGGCTTCCGGGGCTCTGGCCGTATGCGAGACCCGGCCTCCGCGTGGAGCTGTACCGGACCGGCCGTGCCCGCCCCGACTGCGTGCTCGCCCCTGACGAGAGCTTCGCCGGACAGGGCGAGTGGGCCGACCCCGCCCCGGTGCTGATGGCCGTCGAGGTTACCTCCTACGACTCCGATACGGATGCCCGAGACCGGCGGGACAAGGTGCGTGCCTACGCCGAGACCGACATCCCGGTCTACCTGCTGATCGACCGGGACAGCTGCGAGGCGCTGGTGTACAGCGACCCGGTGGACGGCACCTACCGTTCCCTGGTCCGCCGCCCGTTCGGCGACGAGGTCGAGCTCCCAGCCCCAGTGGGCATGGTGCTGGATACCGAGCGGATGAAGAACTGGGTGCGGTGAGAACCCGGCTCGTGCCTCTCAGGGTCCCCCGCCGCGCTCTCGGCCTCCGCGCCCCCGCCCGCCGCGTTCTCGGGCGCTGCGAACCACTGCTCGAACCTCGGCGATCACGCGGGCGCTGACCCCGGGCGGCTCCGCCACGACGTTCGGGGTGCTGAGGCAGCGCGGGCAGAGCGCACCGGAGTGAGGCACCGGCGCGCGGCAGCCAGCGCACCTCGGGACGGTGGTCGGGGCCGCCGGGGGCTCGGGCGGGATCTTGTCGACCAGCCGCTTCCGGACGAACGGGCCCGGTGCGGAGACGCTGTGCGGCAGGTCGTTGGTCAGCACGTGCAGGAACTGCTCCAGCGTCACGCGCCGGGCGAACCATTCGGCGGCGAGCGGTTCCAGCGCCTCGCAGTCCTTGGCGGAGAGCATCAGCTTGGCGTCGGCGTTGCCCAGCTCGGCCAGCGCGCGGTAGGCCTCCGAGCGCGGCGGCGGGCCGGGTTCGGGGGGCGTGGTGCCGCCGGTGCGGCGGCTGTTCACGAAGCTCTGCCACCAGGATTCGGTGCGCGGAGTGCGGGAGAAGAACGTGCGCCGCACCCACCGGGTGACGCCTTCGCCGGCCTTCTCGATCTCCCGATGCAGGTACCCGGCCTCGCACAGCGCCGTCAGGGCCTTCCGCACCGCCTGCTGCCCGTAACGGGGTTGTTCGCGGGCCAGGGTCTTGATGTCGATCGCCGCGCCCTCGGGCAGCCGGTCGATGAAGTGTGCGAGATACGCCTCGCGCTCGGGCAGATGCGCGAAGTCTGCTGCATTTCTCGGGTGTTGGGACGGCGCGGTGCGCTTTCCGAAGCCGGGAGCAGCGCTAGGGTAGGAACTAGCCACGGATCGGCCTTTACAGTTAGACGATCATGTCGGTCAGACCCTCGTCAGGCGTCGCGAGCGCCTACGGGGGTCGATTTTTTGCCCTCTGCGGCGAACCGTACACGCCGACGCGCCCTGTAGCCAATTGCTGACGATAAGTCATATTCACTGTTCAGAGCGGAGTTTGGCGCAAGGGGTGGGTGGGTGGGAGAGAGCCACCCGCCGTTCGTTAGTAGGGAGCACTCGGCGCCCGAAGCTCAACGCTCGGGTGGCGAACAGCCGAGCATGCGAGCACTGTCCACGGCCCTGTGGACAGACCGGACAGCGGCAATTCACGCCGGGCAGGTGTCCCCGTTCTCGCCGTCGATCAGGAGCAGCTGGTCCTGATCGTCGACCCGGCCGAGCACCAGCAGCTGTTCGCCGGACGGCACAACATCGCGATAGAGAAAGGCCTTTGACCAGAGCAACCGGCCGTCCCTGGGTAGACGTGCTCGCCCTGGGGGATGCGGTCCACGGCCCGCCACCGCACCTGCCCGGTGGTGGCGTCCAGCGCGGTCGGCTGCCCGTCGACCAGCAGCAGCACCGTGTCCCCGGCGATCACCGGCGAGCCGAGGCTGCTGGCGGGCGCGCCCAGCGTCCAGAGCCCGGAGACCGGGTCGCGGCGGGTGCGGACGGGTACGGCGTCGGCGATCACGCGCCACTCCCCGTCGCGGCCATGCGGGTGCCTGCGGCGGCAGAACTGCTCCTGGTGCTGGCGTTTTCCGACGGCCACTCCGTCTCCGGGCAGCTACTCGGTATCACGGGCGGCGTCGGCGCCTTGGGAGCGCTGATACTTGCTGCGGGCTACCGCATCCAGCGGCTGGAGCAGCCCTCCCGGGAACAGCGCGGCAGCTGAACCCTCGCTTCACTCAACGCCGACGGCGCCGGGGGAACAGCATGCTGAGCGTCCCGAACACCAGCCCTCCGAACAGCAGCCCGCCCCACGGCACGACGCTGACCGGCTGATGCGTCACCATCGTGCACGTGAGGATGGCGAGGCCGCCGTTCACCACGAAGATGGCGAAGTTGCGGAGCCAGCGCCACCCGCTGGGGCGGTCTATCTCTCGGATCACAGCGGGCATTGTGCACCCTCCGGCACTCCGCCACCAGTGGGTGCGGTGGCACTGATCGCGGCGGTGACCTGCCGAAACCGTCCAGTCACAGCGCCTACGCCGCCGAGGCGCGGAGCTCGG
Protein-coding regions in this window:
- the aroA gene encoding 3-phosphoshikimate 1-carboxyvinyltransferase, whose protein sequence is MSTPAEPALARIPGSKSITNRALLLAAAADGPSRLTAPLVSDDTVAFRDGLAALGVEITEQAGADGVDWLVHGIGRGPRGRAGVWCADAGTAARFLPVFAATGAGEFAFDASEQLRARPLRPLIEAIEALGAQVLPGEGAAEGGGLPLRVRTAGLRGGELVVDSSSSSQFLTGILLSAPLMGRPLTVRAPGLVSRPYLDITLALMRHFGGDPAVGPDGRIRVATGGYRARDLRIEPDASTASYVFAAAAVTNRSVTVPGLGSGSLQGDLRFAEVLRLTGAQVEIGPDDTTVTGTGMGTLRGGFEVDMGDISDTFMTLAAIAPFADAPITIRGIGHARLKESDRIAATATNLRALGAEVTDGPDWITITPGPLRPAEIACHCDHRIAMSFSVLGLRTPGITLDDPACVSKTFPQFHQELARLFG
- a CDS encoding Uma2 family endonuclease, yielding MTAEHRPQMSAEAFEAIAAAAALREEVDLEFLHGQLTVKRPVDGDHGEIMRCVARQCIQRLPGLWPYARPGLRVELYRTGRARPDCVLAPDESFAGQGEWADPAPVLMAVEVTSYDSDTDARDRRDKVRAYAETDIPVYLLIDRDSCEALVYSDPVDGTYRSLVRRPFGDEVELPAPVGMVLDTERMKNWVR
- a CDS encoding NRAMP family divalent metal transporter, which codes for MTNTITTSRDTMAPIAASTAAVLDDAHIGDIQGAFGTIKLDDTAPRQGLSAKLKTLLAIVGPGLIVMVGDNDAGAFSTYGQAGQNYGTHLLWTLLLLVPVLYVNQEMVLRLGAVTGVGHARLILERFGKFWGAFSVIDLFLLNALTLVTEFIGVTLAAGYLGLPKVLSVILAAAIIIASAFTGSFRRFERVAISLCVGSLLLVPIYFMVHPKTSQMAHDFVVPNMPGGSGQLATVMLLIISIVGTTVAPWQLFFQQSYVIDKRITPRFMKYEKIDLWIGIVIVVVGAAAMMGLTAAAFAGTDGFGQFSDAAGVAKGLEAHAGKLVGVLFAIALLDASIIGAFAVSLSTAYAIGDVFGIKHSLHRGVGGAKGFYAVYAGLVVAAAAIVLVSSDHTLGLLTQGVQVLAGVLLPSASVFLLLLCNDKEALGPWVNGPKTNAFTSAVVGVLVTLSIILTASVLFPDISSGAILDIMAGCGVVGVLVAGYSFTRRRTATKEDPIDRTGRENWRMPPLETLAVPVMSRTRKVGMGALRTYLLVAMILVVVKLVQVALGH